From a single Mesorhizobium shangrilense genomic region:
- a CDS encoding NAD(P)/FAD-dependent oxidoreductase translates to MQSKPLPRAHSRKIVVIGGGIAGLSLAAAAAGDWADITVIERESQLGYHASGRSAALFTETYGNRLVRALTIASRKAIFDGGFVAHKRGALHVGRADDAAAIDRLAAELQALVPSVRRLTAEEVHALVPVIDAETTCGGVYEPGAVDVDTARMLAASASALKGRGGVIRTGEEVLAISPEGGGFTVTTSAGCYPADIVVNAAGAWVDVVAGLAGLPRLGFQPKRRTAFLFDPPEGADISAWPLVVDLHEKFYFKPDAGRLIGSPADETNSEPCDAYPEDIDVAIAVDRIEQVTSMRIGRPSTPWAGLRTFSPDRSPVAGFDPRLPGFFWLGGQGGYGFQVSLTLARIGAALMRGEALPADVADLCVTVEALSPERFLGAVMPQAATP, encoded by the coding sequence ATGCAGTCGAAGCCCCTTCCACGAGCCCATTCCCGAAAGATCGTCGTCATCGGCGGCGGCATTGCCGGCCTGTCGCTGGCGGCGGCCGCCGCGGGGGATTGGGCTGATATCACCGTCATCGAGCGCGAGAGCCAGCTTGGTTATCATGCCAGCGGCCGTTCGGCGGCGCTGTTTACCGAGACCTATGGCAACCGGCTGGTGCGGGCACTGACGATCGCCAGCCGCAAGGCGATCTTTGATGGCGGCTTCGTCGCCCACAAGCGCGGCGCGCTGCATGTTGGCCGTGCCGATGACGCTGCGGCGATCGACCGGCTGGCCGCCGAATTGCAGGCGCTGGTGCCCAGCGTGCGGCGTTTGACGGCAGAGGAAGTGCATGCGCTGGTTCCGGTCATCGATGCCGAGACCACCTGCGGCGGCGTCTATGAGCCGGGCGCGGTGGATGTCGATACGGCCAGGATGCTGGCGGCCAGTGCCTCGGCGCTGAAGGGCAGGGGCGGCGTTATCCGCACCGGCGAGGAGGTTTTGGCCATTTCGCCGGAAGGCGGCGGCTTTACGGTGACGACCAGTGCGGGCTGCTATCCGGCCGACATCGTCGTCAATGCCGCCGGCGCCTGGGTCGATGTCGTCGCGGGGCTGGCCGGGCTTCCCCGGCTCGGCTTCCAGCCCAAGCGGCGCACGGCCTTCCTGTTCGATCCGCCCGAAGGCGCGGATATCAGCGCCTGGCCGCTGGTGGTCGACCTGCACGAGAAATTCTACTTCAAGCCGGATGCCGGACGGCTGATCGGCTCGCCGGCGGACGAAACCAATTCCGAGCCCTGCGACGCCTATCCGGAAGACATCGACGTCGCCATCGCCGTCGACCGCATCGAGCAGGTCACGTCGATGCGCATCGGCCGTCCGTCGACGCCGTGGGCGGGGCTGCGCACCTTTTCGCCGGACCGATCGCCGGTCGCCGGCTTCGATCCGCGCCTGCCCGGTTTCTTCTGGCTGGGAGGGCAGGGCGGCTACGGTTTCCAGGTGTCGCTGACCCTGGCGCGGATCGGTGCTGCGCTGATGCGCGGCGAAGCGCTGCCCGCCGATGTCGCCGACCTTTGCGTCACAGTGGAAGCGCTTTCGCCGGAGCGGTTCCTTGG
- a CDS encoding ornithine cyclodeaminase family protein has product MTSIISTARSVQAKGDTPVLILSEAEVKDCIDPRRLLDALAEGFRALSDGTIVIPARPQLDIPEAGYSLAMPAWMAGMHLTVKIVNVFEGNIAKGIPSHLATIHLFDPATGMPVCVMDGTYITAVRTSGSAVLSVRELARRDARIVTVVGAGVQAGQHLNLLPLVRDFAEIRVVSKVFADAQALAAGHPGVIAVDDIEAAVRSSDVVCLATHSYEPVISAEWVRPGTHVSSVGVAPPGGELPVELIGKASLFVETKDAFAPTPVGSCELAGIDPETGTELGAMLSGRLSGRVSGDQITVYKAMGIAMEDMVAADLAYREAVRWGIGRAVAL; this is encoded by the coding sequence ATGACATCGATCATATCCACCGCCCGCAGCGTCCAGGCCAAGGGCGACACTCCCGTGCTCATTCTCAGCGAAGCCGAGGTGAAAGACTGCATCGATCCTCGCCGGCTCCTCGACGCCCTTGCCGAAGGTTTTCGGGCTTTGTCCGACGGCACGATCGTCATTCCGGCGCGGCCGCAACTCGACATTCCCGAAGCCGGCTATTCGCTGGCGATGCCGGCCTGGATGGCGGGCATGCATCTGACGGTGAAGATCGTGAATGTGTTCGAAGGCAACATCGCCAAGGGCATCCCCAGCCATCTCGCTACGATCCATTTGTTCGATCCGGCGACAGGCATGCCGGTCTGCGTCATGGACGGCACCTATATCACCGCCGTGCGCACCTCCGGCTCGGCCGTGCTTTCGGTTCGGGAACTCGCCCGGCGCGACGCGAGGATTGTGACCGTGGTGGGCGCCGGCGTGCAGGCCGGCCAGCACCTCAACCTCCTGCCGCTGGTGCGCGACTTCGCCGAAATCCGCGTCGTCTCGAAAGTGTTTGCGGATGCGCAGGCGCTCGCCGCAGGGCATCCCGGTGTCATTGCCGTCGATGATATCGAGGCCGCGGTGCGCTCGTCGGATGTCGTCTGCCTGGCAACACATTCCTATGAGCCGGTGATCTCGGCCGAATGGGTTCGTCCAGGCACCCATGTTTCGTCGGTGGGAGTGGCGCCGCCCGGGGGTGAATTGCCCGTTGAGCTGATCGGCAAGGCCAGCCTGTTCGTCGAAACGAAGGATGCATTTGCCCCGACGCCGGTCGGTTCGTGCGAACTGGCCGGCATCGATCCGGAAACGGGAACCGAGCTTGGCGCCATGCTGTCGGGTCGACTGTCGGGGAGGGTGAGCGGCGACCAGATCACCGTCTACAAGGCCATGGGCATCGCCATGGAGGACATGGTGGCGGCGGATCTCGCCTATCGCGAGGCGGTTCGGTGGGGCATTGGGCGGGCGGTTGCGTTGTAG